AATGTAATCGGATTCATTCTAGCCATTATCGGAATGATTCTATATGTAAATTATCAGTATTTACATGTGATTGAAAATCCTATCATCTATATCGTGTTTGTTTCCCTTAACTTAATGATGAGCTTTTTCTGTGGGATTCTTTGTCTCTACATTGTACCCGTTTACGTTCATTTTGATTTGAAGCTGTCTCAGTATTTTAAATACGCTCTGATGATTGGCATCATGAATATTCATTTAACAATCATCATGGTTGTCTCTATTTATTTACTCTATTTATTCTTGATCTTCATCCCGGGCCTTATCCCAGTATTTGTTGTAAGTATGCTAGCATTGGTGATCATGGGTATCTCTTATTATGCTTTTTTACTCCTTGAAAAAAAATCAAGCGGTTTGATTCCCCTTGTAATCAAGGGCTTACGGCAGCTTGCAGCAGGTTTGGTTGGAATAGCGAAAGACAAAAATGTAAACCCTTCCAGTACTAGAGGAAGTTTAATAGAGAGAGGAGAAAGAGGATGAGTCAAGTCATAACAAAGGGCGTCCTGCAAACTGAAACGGTGGCAACAGAACCTATTGTCGCCACCAAGAAGCCATTGGCTGTCCGGATTTGGAAGGAAAGATGGTTATATCTGTTCATGCTTCCAGGATTGCTTTATTTCATCATTTACAAGTATGTACCGATGTGGGGAATGTTGATGGCGTTTAAAAACTATCAACCCCATCTAGGGTTATGGGCAAGCGAATGGGTTGGGTTCAGACATTTTCAGCGCTTCTTTACCGAACCTGAATTTGGGATGTTATTGAAAAACACGGTAATTATCGCGGTTCTGGACCTTCTGATTTTCTTTCCCGTCACGATCATTTTGGCGCTTATGCTGAATGAGATTCGAAAATCTGTTTATAAAAGAACGATTCAAACCTTTGTATATGTACCACACTTCTTATCGTGGGTTGTGGTTGTCGGGATCTTCTATATTATTTTTGGGACAGAAGGAGGAATCATCAATGCCATCCTTGAAAAATTAGGAATCGGAACGATTGACTTTTTAACCGATCCGGAATGGTTTAGGCCGATGATTGTCTTGCAAATGGTCTGGAAGGATGCTGGATGGGGAACGGTTATTTTCCTAGCGGCACTAGCCGGCGTTGATTCTAATTTATACGAAGCGGCAAGTATGGATGGTGCCTCTCGGTGGAGACAGCTATGGCATGTTACCCTGCCATCCATCCGCAGCGTGATTGTGATTTTGTTAATCCTGCGTCTTGGTAATTTCCTAGATTTAGGTTTTGAACAAATCTTCCTTATGGTCAATGCACTGAATCGTGAAGTCGGTGAGGTATTTGATACTTACGTTTACCGAGTTGGGATGCAGCAGGGACAATTTAGTTACAGTGCAGCAGTAGGGTTGTTTAAGTCAGCTGTCGCTTTCGTCCTTGTATTAGGGGCAAACTGGCTGGCGAAAAAATTTGGAGAAGAGGGGGTCTATTAGAGATGATAGAATCAAGAAGTTTGGGCAGTAAGATTTTCGATATCTTTAATCATACGTTTCTCTTACTTGTAGGTTTAGTCTCGCTTTTGCCCTTTGTTTATATTGTCGTTACATCTTTTAGTGCCACATCGGATCTAATTCCTAAAAGCTTTACGACCGAAGCGTATCAATATATTTTTTCAGCGGATACATTCACGAAAAGTTTACTCGTTTCTATATTTGTAACCTTAGTAGGTACATTTGTCCAATTAGCTCTATCCTGTTTGATGGCGTATTCTTTGTCACATACCCAGCTGCCAGGACGCAGTTTCTTCTTAATGATGGTTTTAATTACGATGTTGTTTAGCGGAGGGATGATCCCGACCTACTTCGTCGTCCAGCAGACAGGTTTGCTTAATTCCTTATGGGCGTTAATTATTCCAAATGCCATTAGTGCTTTTTATCTGATTATCTTAAAGAACTTCTTCCAGAGCATTCCGAATGAACTGAAGGAGTCGGCAAAAATTGATGGGGCGCATGAACTGACGGTACTCTTCCGTATTGTCCTTCCGTTATCACTGCCAGCACTTGCTGCGTTTGGCTTGTTTTACGCAGTCGGGATTTGGAATCAATATTTCAATGCAATTCTCTACATCTCTGACCCTGCATTATATCCCGTTCAGGTTATTTTACGGCAGCTGATTATTTTGAGTTCGGGGGCCATTGGAGACTCTACTTCGATTGAAACTATTCCTTATCACGGACAAGCGATACAGATGGCGGTAATCGTCGTTGCGACACTTCCGATTATCATCCTGTATCCATTTTTACAAAAGCATTTTGCCAAAGGTGTGCTGCTAGGTTCGGTAAAAGGGTGAGTTCATTCCCTCACCATTTAAATAAAAATCCATTCGAAAAAGGGGAATCATTATGAGTATGTTGAAGGGGTTAAAGAAGAAAAAAAGATTGGGTTTATTAAGTAGTGCAATATTAGGATTAACACTTTTTACAGCAGGGTGCTCAGGAGATGAAGCAAGTAGTACGAAGAGCAAAGAAGGCAAATCAGACAATGGTCCGTTTGAGCTATCATTAATGTTTAACTTTGATGGCGTTGAATTCCCAAAAGAAGGTAACGAAGTCGAGAAAATTATTGAAGAAATGACGAACACAAACTTAAAGGTTAATCCGTTACCAGGTACTGCTTTTGAAGAAAGACTTCCAGTTATGGTTGCTTCGGGTGAGTTTCCTGATGCGGTTCCGATTCCAAGGAGACATCAGCAATATCCATATGTGTTAAATGCAGTACAAGGCGGGGTTTTCTGGGAGATTGGACCTTATTTAGATCAGTTCCCAAACCTTTCAAAAATTAATAAACAAATCTATGAAAATATAAAATATGATGGAAAAACATATGGTGTGCCAAGGGTTCGTCCAATGGCGCGCAGGGTTTTTATCTATCGACAAGACTGGCTGCAGAATCTTGGCATGGAAGAGCCAAAGACCATCGAAGAGTTCCACAAAATGTTACGTGCCTTCACGTTCGATGATCCTGACAAAAATGGCAAGGACGATACTTACGGGATTGTCATGAACCAAGGTCAGCCATTTACGTACTATGCACCATTCTTTGGCGCCCCTAATAAGTGGGAAGTAACGAAAGACGGCAAATTTATTCGAGATGTTACCACGGATGAATTTTTCGAGTCAATTAAATTCCAAAAAAAGCTCTATGATGAAGGTCTTATGAATAAAGATTTTACGGTTATCGACCGTCCAGAATGGACCGCTGCAGTTGAAACGGGTAAAGCCGGAGTCATGATAGATACCTCCAACTCTACTCAAAATATAGAGTTAGGTGCCCAGAAATCCAATCCGAATGCAAAGTTCAGCATGTTCAGCATTCTTGAGAACGGGAAAGGAAAACGAATTTTTGCGGAAGGCGGACATAACGGGTTCTTCCTCTTCCCTAAAGCAAGCCTCGAAACAGAGGAAGAGTTGAAAAAGGCCCTTGGATTCTTCGATAAACTTGCAAGTGAAGAAGGTTCCAATCTACTAGCGTGGGGTATTGAAGGTGTCCATTATAATGTGGTCGACGGAAAAGCGGAAAAAATTCCAGATACGAACATGGATGATGTAGGTGCTTATGGTGCTCCGTTAGCCACTCTTCCTCCACTTGACAATGCGATCGAAGGCACGTTGACACCATTGGCTGAACTTGAATTGGAGTTAACAAAGGAAAACGAGAAGTATATGGTTTCAGATCCAACACTGTCCATTGTTTCGGATACGTATTTAGAAATGGGTGAGCAGCTAGAGGTGATTCTCGATGATGCACACGTAAAGTTCATCATGGGTGAAATTGATGAAAAAGGCTGGAAAGCGGCAGTAGAAGAATGGAAGAGTCGCGGCGGCGATAAAATTGCAAAGGAATATGAAGAAGCTTACAAAAAGGCCAAAGCGAAAAAGTAATCCAGTATATCAGATCCTGAGAGTTTCTTAGGATCTGATCATGTTTAGGAGGAGATAGAATGGTAGAAAAGTTGAAGGTTGGAATCATTGGGACTGGCGGTATTGCCATGGGAGCGCACATACCAGCTTACTTGAAGTGCTCTGATACTGTTGAAATTGTGGCCGTTTGTGATGTTAATCTTGCGCAGGCCAAAAAATGTGCAGATCAGTTTTCGATACCATATGCTTTTGAAAGCTATGAAAACATGTTCGATGAAGTGGAATTGGATGCGGTAAGTATTTGTACTCCCAATAAATTTCATTGTGACGCAACGTTAAAAGCGTTGGAGGCTGGGTGCCATGTCCTGTGCGAGAAGCCTCCAGCGATGAGTTATGAAGAGGCGTTAAGGATGGCTGTTGCTGCACAGAGAGCAGGAAAGATTCTTACGTTTGGATTCCACTATCGTTATACACCAGAAGTGGAGGCGCTAAAACGATTTGTCGATGCCAACGAACTGGGTGATATTTATACCGTTAAAGTGACGGCGATGCGAAGACGCGGAATTCCAGGCTGGGGGGTATTTACCAATAAGGAGCTCCAAGGCGGCGGTCCACTCATTGATATTGGTGTGCATATGTTAGACACGGCCCTTTATTTAATGGGTTATCCTGAAGGGGAAACCGTTTTAGCCAGCACCTATCAGAAACTGGGCAACAAGCCTGGCGTGGGGTTGAACGGTCCTTGGGATTGGGAGAATTTCTCCATCGAAGACCTGGCAGTTGGAATGATCAAATTCAAGAATGGGGCATCGCTTCTGTTGGAAACAGCCTTTGCAGCCAATATTGAAGAAGATGATGTCATGCAGGTGACGTTATTGGGCGATCAAGGTGGCGCGAAGGTATTTCCACTGAAAATTTATCAAGAAAAGCATGATACATTAGTGGACTTGACCCCTGTTTATTTACAGGGGAAAAAGCCGCGGGATAAGGAAATAGAGGCCTTTGTTAATGGCTGCCTTGGCGGAGTTCATCCAAGCAGCAATCCTGAACAAGGGGCCATTTTACAGCAACTTGTACAGGCGATTTATCAATCTGCGGGAGAAAACAAAGCGATTACGTTGAGTGGGGTGGAAGTATAATGAACGTTGCGATGTTGAGTCGATGGCATGTCCATGCGAATGATTACGCCCGTGAGGCCATGGCAAACCCTGATATTGAGATTAAATTGGTTTGGGATGAAGAGCCTGAAAGAGGCAGACAATGGGCAAGCGAATTAGGGGTTCCTTTTGAGGGGAATTTGGATGCTGTGCTTTCCAATCCTGATATTGAGGGTGTCATTATTGATACACCGACTTATATGCACAAACAAGTAATGCTTGAAGCAGCTAAACATAAGAAGCATATTTTTAGTGAAAAGGTATTGACGTTTACCATCAAAGAGTGCGAAGAAATCTTTTCAGCTGTAGACGAAAACGAAGTACATTTGATGTTATCGTTAAAGCGACTGAGTGATGATTATTACTTGTATGCCCAGAAGGCTGTGAAGGAAGGTTTACTTGGAAGGCTAAACCTGGTCCGCTGCCGCCTCGCTCATACGATGGGGCTGCCGCTCGAGGGGAAACCATATGGCAAACTTCCGCCCTACTTTTTTGACCCTGAATTATGCGGCGGCGGAGCGTTGATGGATTTGGGTGCACATCCCATTTATTTAACTAACCGTTTTGCTGGTGAACCGAAAGGCGTGTATGCAAGGTTACAGGCAACGCTAGGGCATAGAGTGGATGATAATTCTGCTGTTTTAGTCGATTATTCATCTGGCGTTTTGGGCATTATCGAAGCAGGTTTTAGTTCTAATGACTCCTTTAGACTGGAACTGCACGGGACTGATGGGCAAATCATCATTGAAAAAGGTGGTCTGAAAATCAAGAGCATTCATGTACAGGATGGTCAATGGACCACTCCGGCAGAACTGCCAGCGAAATTGCCTAGTGCCATGGAGCAGTGGGTGAAGCAAATCAAAGATGGAACAGAGCCGGCCATTACGCGGGAAGATATGTGGCGATTGACACAAATCAACGAAGCGGCACTCGTATCACATCGAGAGGGCAGAAGAGTTGAACTAGCGGATTATGGAGGTGCTGTTTGATGGAAAAAAAGGAATTAATCATCTTCTTGGATTGTGGAGATACGATTATCGATGAAGGAACAGAAATCAGGGATCAACATGATGTAGTGGTGAAAGCAGATGTGATTCCGGGGGCTGATACGATGGTGAAAACCCTATTTGAAAAAGGTTATCGACTCGTATTAGTCGCAGATGGGCTAGCACAATCTTTTAAAAATATGTTAACCGACCATGGTTTATATGATTACTTTGAGGCGATGATTTACTCCGAAAATATCAAGGAATTAAAACCAAGTCCCCGGATGTTTAAAGCGGCGATTGGCGCGATTGATCTCTCGGAAAAAGACTTTGACCGGGTGGTTATGGTTGGAAATAATCTAAGAAGAGATATCAAAGGAGCAAACTTACTGGGGATTAAGAATGTGTTTATGGATTGGGCGCCAAGATATACGAAGACGCCTGCAGATGAAAAGGAACAGCCTACGTATACCATCCATGAACCCATGGAGTTAATAGAGTTGGCGGAAAAGCTTAATGAGGAATTATCTTTGAGAAAATCTACGATTTAGTAGGATAGTAGCGAACCCATATCACCATGAGAGTGATATGGGTTTTTTGGGGCTGTTATGCTGATGAGAAGTCTGACTACCTAAAAATCTGATGATTTTTTTTGATTACTCCCTTATAATACATAATAAATTAAATTTGCTAACTTTTCAGAATTAAAGTCAAGCTAAGGGGGGAAATAGTTGCTGAGGTTTTTGATGAAATCTAGGAAAAGTCTGGGGTTTGGCTGGGGGAGTCGTTATTTTCGTAAGAATTTTATTCTCATCTTACTTATTACGTTTACACCAGGACTTATCTCAGGGGTTGGGATCTATCTATTTGGTGCCGGGAAAGTTGAAAACGAACTAACCAACTTACATGAAAATCAAATTGAGGAAAGGGCCAAGAATATAAATGACCAATTAGATGTTCTTGAAATGTCCATCGCTCAGTGGGCATTTGCCCCGCATTTTCGCAAAACGTTAAATAAAGTCGACTTTGTCAGGGAGTTTACCACAACACGTGAGATCAAAAAGTTTCTTGGCGTCCTACAAGGCAGTCAACCACTGATCGATCAGGTTGAACTGTTCGTTGATCAAGAAACGCCCATCTTATTCCAGCCTAATTATACGACCGTGAAAGATGATTCAGTAAAGAATTTTTATCGAGACATCTTAGCAAAAACCAACAGTATTAATTGGGTGGAACAGGGACCTTCCGATAAAAAGGGACATTCCTCGATGATGTTGACTCACAACCTTGGATTCCGAACGAATTCAGCTTATGGGACCCTTATTGTGACATTAGACCAAGCAAAGCTTACCGAAATCGTGAACACGTTAAATCCTTATCCAGAAGGTGCAGCATTTTTACTTAATCAAAACAACGAAATTTTAGTGGAGGAAAATCATACCAACTCGCTCTCAATTGTAAGCGTTTTAAAAAGAGAGTTGGACAAGCGGGAGAAAAGGAATGAAACGTTTACCTTTGAGTATGAGGGGGAGAGGTATTCTGTCTCCTATGGTACCCAGAAACGGATTAACTCTGAATGGACCTATGTTTCAGCGGCACCGATGTCATTTATTACAGCACCGATTATCTTTATTTCAAAGTTAATTATCGCTATTAGCGCGACTGGCCTTTTCATTGCGTTCATTATGGCTTGGTTTGCCTCGAAAAGAATCTATCGTCCGGTAGCCCAACTGCTTCATTTAATTGATAAAGAGGATGAAGTACTGGAGTGGAGAAGGCAAAAGGGAAAAGATGAATTTTCAATAATTGAACAACAAATACAGGCTCTTGCAAAAGATAGCAGGATATTGCAGGAACAATTATCGGCACAGATTCCCCAATTGCTTAAACGGTTTTTAAGCCAATTAATTCAGGGATATTTATTCAACCATTCGGAGAATCAGTTGAGGGGAAGTCTCCAAAACTACGGGTGGAATGTAGA
This genomic stretch from Neobacillus niacini harbors:
- a CDS encoding YesL family protein, which codes for MQMGGFMGGLFRFSEWAMKLAYLNILWILFSILGFGVFGVMPATVATFTIARKWLKLEEEIPIGKTFFSTYKKEFVKSNVIGFILAIIGMILYVNYQYLHVIENPIIYIVFVSLNLMMSFFCGILCLYIVPVYVHFDLKLSQYFKYALMIGIMNIHLTIIMVVSIYLLYLFLIFIPGLIPVFVVSMLALVIMGISYYAFLLLEKKSSGLIPLVIKGLRQLAAGLVGIAKDKNVNPSSTRGSLIERGERG
- a CDS encoding ABC transporter permease — protein: MSQVITKGVLQTETVATEPIVATKKPLAVRIWKERWLYLFMLPGLLYFIIYKYVPMWGMLMAFKNYQPHLGLWASEWVGFRHFQRFFTEPEFGMLLKNTVIIAVLDLLIFFPVTIILALMLNEIRKSVYKRTIQTFVYVPHFLSWVVVVGIFYIIFGTEGGIINAILEKLGIGTIDFLTDPEWFRPMIVLQMVWKDAGWGTVIFLAALAGVDSNLYEAASMDGASRWRQLWHVTLPSIRSVIVILLILRLGNFLDLGFEQIFLMVNALNREVGEVFDTYVYRVGMQQGQFSYSAAVGLFKSAVAFVLVLGANWLAKKFGEEGVY
- a CDS encoding carbohydrate ABC transporter permease; the encoded protein is MIESRSLGSKIFDIFNHTFLLLVGLVSLLPFVYIVVTSFSATSDLIPKSFTTEAYQYIFSADTFTKSLLVSIFVTLVGTFVQLALSCLMAYSLSHTQLPGRSFFLMMVLITMLFSGGMIPTYFVVQQTGLLNSLWALIIPNAISAFYLIILKNFFQSIPNELKESAKIDGAHELTVLFRIVLPLSLPALAAFGLFYAVGIWNQYFNAILYISDPALYPVQVILRQLIILSSGAIGDSTSIETIPYHGQAIQMAVIVVATLPIIILYPFLQKHFAKGVLLGSVKG
- a CDS encoding extracellular solute-binding protein, translated to MSMLKGLKKKKRLGLLSSAILGLTLFTAGCSGDEASSTKSKEGKSDNGPFELSLMFNFDGVEFPKEGNEVEKIIEEMTNTNLKVNPLPGTAFEERLPVMVASGEFPDAVPIPRRHQQYPYVLNAVQGGVFWEIGPYLDQFPNLSKINKQIYENIKYDGKTYGVPRVRPMARRVFIYRQDWLQNLGMEEPKTIEEFHKMLRAFTFDDPDKNGKDDTYGIVMNQGQPFTYYAPFFGAPNKWEVTKDGKFIRDVTTDEFFESIKFQKKLYDEGLMNKDFTVIDRPEWTAAVETGKAGVMIDTSNSTQNIELGAQKSNPNAKFSMFSILENGKGKRIFAEGGHNGFFLFPKASLETEEELKKALGFFDKLASEEGSNLLAWGIEGVHYNVVDGKAEKIPDTNMDDVGAYGAPLATLPPLDNAIEGTLTPLAELELELTKENEKYMVSDPTLSIVSDTYLEMGEQLEVILDDAHVKFIMGEIDEKGWKAAVEEWKSRGGDKIAKEYEEAYKKAKAKK
- a CDS encoding Gfo/Idh/MocA family protein, encoding MVEKLKVGIIGTGGIAMGAHIPAYLKCSDTVEIVAVCDVNLAQAKKCADQFSIPYAFESYENMFDEVELDAVSICTPNKFHCDATLKALEAGCHVLCEKPPAMSYEEALRMAVAAQRAGKILTFGFHYRYTPEVEALKRFVDANELGDIYTVKVTAMRRRGIPGWGVFTNKELQGGGPLIDIGVHMLDTALYLMGYPEGETVLASTYQKLGNKPGVGLNGPWDWENFSIEDLAVGMIKFKNGASLLLETAFAANIEEDDVMQVTLLGDQGGAKVFPLKIYQEKHDTLVDLTPVYLQGKKPRDKEIEAFVNGCLGGVHPSSNPEQGAILQQLVQAIYQSAGENKAITLSGVEV
- a CDS encoding Gfo/Idh/MocA family protein yields the protein MNVAMLSRWHVHANDYAREAMANPDIEIKLVWDEEPERGRQWASELGVPFEGNLDAVLSNPDIEGVIIDTPTYMHKQVMLEAAKHKKHIFSEKVLTFTIKECEEIFSAVDENEVHLMLSLKRLSDDYYLYAQKAVKEGLLGRLNLVRCRLAHTMGLPLEGKPYGKLPPYFFDPELCGGGALMDLGAHPIYLTNRFAGEPKGVYARLQATLGHRVDDNSAVLVDYSSGVLGIIEAGFSSNDSFRLELHGTDGQIIIEKGGLKIKSIHVQDGQWTTPAELPAKLPSAMEQWVKQIKDGTEPAITREDMWRLTQINEAALVSHREGRRVELADYGGAV
- a CDS encoding HAD family hydrolase; this translates as MEKKELIIFLDCGDTIIDEGTEIRDQHDVVVKADVIPGADTMVKTLFEKGYRLVLVADGLAQSFKNMLTDHGLYDYFEAMIYSENIKELKPSPRMFKAAIGAIDLSEKDFDRVVMVGNNLRRDIKGANLLGIKNVFMDWAPRYTKTPADEKEQPTYTIHEPMELIELAEKLNEELSLRKSTI
- a CDS encoding AraC family transcriptional regulator; protein product: MLRFLMKSRKSLGFGWGSRYFRKNFILILLITFTPGLISGVGIYLFGAGKVENELTNLHENQIEERAKNINDQLDVLEMSIAQWAFAPHFRKTLNKVDFVREFTTTREIKKFLGVLQGSQPLIDQVELFVDQETPILFQPNYTTVKDDSVKNFYRDILAKTNSINWVEQGPSDKKGHSSMMLTHNLGFRTNSAYGTLIVTLDQAKLTEIVNTLNPYPEGAAFLLNQNNEILVEENHTNSLSIVSVLKRELDKREKRNETFTFEYEGERYSVSYGTQKRINSEWTYVSAAPMSFITAPIIFISKLIIAISATGLFIAFIMAWFASKRIYRPVAQLLHLIDKEDEVLEWRRQKGKDEFSIIEQQIQALAKDSRILQEQLSAQIPQLLKRFLSQLIQGYLFNHSENQLRGSLQNYGWNVDGHFFMMMDVRVTGNVELDESSQHNDERLIAMAVTNVLEEAAGERFAQYNLMDFHDLSVGMLIAYPSHEDVRQDVFEFIDQITEMINTTFNKQVTVTISKPTDSIKQIPHIFEEVKQGAGYRTYKSHNQVIDLAALKKEDAVHQIFYPFDIEKEIIQAIRMGQLEEAERLLFEFLHKLSEKGINEINIQPGIVLLFSSIQHEIIHSGIHPYELFKGRNMFEELSQIQEPKMIVRWFKTKIIVPFIEMLEERSDSELKQIVDQVIKDIHMNYMKDLSLESYADQVGTNPYTFSRYFKKAIGTNFIDYITQLRIDKAKDLLLNTDMKINDISESVGYRPGYFNRIFKKQVGIPPSQYRKSRAAL